From the genome of Gemmatimonas phototrophica, one region includes:
- a CDS encoding sulfatase family protein, whose translation MLARTRTAIFVAALLALFSAKAVAQPVQRPGPDRPNVVLIITDDMGYADLGSYGARDIRTPNLDRLAREGVRFTDFYANASTCTPTRAGLISGRYQQRYLLEAPLGANGAASSAGRGLEASPYSLPRLLKSRGYATALFGKWHLGYTATQSPNAHGFDTFFGLKSGYHDYWRHNDSRGQPDLWENDTPVTVYGYTTDLITARTVKFIEAHAAEPFFIDVAYNAPHWPFQRPETPSVAANNARFVKPADSLTSSRADYVAMVERVDRGVGEILAALEQQGLTRNTLVIFTNDNGGEWLSDNTPLFNRKWTTWEGGIRVPAMARWPGRIPPKQVTPQVGITMDLTATILAAAGVVVPAEAKLDGVNLLPLMEGRTPAMERTLFWRAAVGAGIMRAARDGEHKIVVDGDHLFLYNVRRDPGERTDLARSRPDLARALRLKLESWEAQVNAEAATRR comes from the coding sequence ATGTTGGCGCGGACTCGTACCGCAATCTTTGTTGCTGCCCTGCTCGCACTCTTCAGCGCCAAGGCCGTCGCCCAGCCGGTACAAAGGCCCGGTCCCGATCGCCCCAACGTCGTGCTCATCATCACCGACGACATGGGCTACGCGGACCTAGGCAGTTACGGTGCCCGCGACATCCGCACCCCCAACCTCGATCGTCTGGCGCGTGAGGGGGTGCGCTTTACCGACTTTTACGCCAACGCCTCCACCTGCACTCCCACCAGAGCGGGGCTTATCTCGGGACGATACCAGCAGCGTTATCTGCTCGAAGCGCCCCTCGGCGCGAATGGTGCTGCCTCTTCTGCAGGCCGTGGTCTCGAGGCGTCCCCGTATTCGTTGCCACGACTGCTCAAGTCACGCGGCTACGCCACCGCGCTCTTTGGCAAATGGCACCTCGGCTACACCGCCACGCAAAGCCCCAACGCGCACGGTTTCGACACCTTTTTCGGGCTCAAAAGTGGCTATCACGACTACTGGCGCCACAACGACAGTCGTGGTCAGCCCGATCTCTGGGAGAATGACACTCCGGTCACGGTGTACGGTTACACCACGGACCTGATCACGGCGCGGACGGTGAAGTTCATTGAAGCGCACGCCGCAGAGCCGTTCTTCATTGACGTGGCGTACAATGCCCCGCATTGGCCCTTCCAGCGCCCTGAGACGCCAAGTGTTGCTGCCAATAACGCGCGCTTCGTGAAGCCGGCCGATTCGCTCACCAGTTCGCGTGCGGACTACGTTGCCATGGTGGAGCGTGTCGATCGTGGCGTTGGCGAAATTCTCGCTGCGCTCGAGCAGCAGGGGCTGACCCGCAACACGCTGGTGATTTTCACCAACGACAATGGTGGCGAGTGGCTCTCCGACAACACGCCGCTGTTCAACCGCAAGTGGACCACGTGGGAGGGAGGCATTCGTGTGCCCGCCATGGCGCGCTGGCCAGGGCGTATCCCGCCAAAGCAGGTAACGCCGCAGGTCGGTATCACGATGGATCTCACCGCGACCATCCTTGCCGCCGCCGGAGTTGTGGTGCCTGCCGAAGCAAAGTTGGACGGCGTGAACCTGCTGCCCCTGATGGAAGGGCGCACGCCAGCCATGGAGCGCACGTTGTTCTGGCGAGCCGCGGTGGGCGCTGGCATCATGCGCGCGGCGCGCGACGGCGAGCACAAGATTGTGGTGGATGGCGACCACCTGTTTCTCTACAACGTGCGTCGTGATCCGGGGGAGCGCACCGATCTCGCGCGATCACGCCCCGATCTCGCCCGCGCCCTGCGCCTCAAGCTCGAATCGTGGGAGGCACAGGTGAACGCCGAGGCGGCGACGCGTCGGTAG